In one window of Ovis aries strain OAR_USU_Benz2616 breed Rambouillet chromosome 3, ARS-UI_Ramb_v3.0, whole genome shotgun sequence DNA:
- the DNMT3A gene encoding DNA (cytosine-5)-methyltransferase 3A isoform X5 — protein sequence MNAVEENQGSTESQKVEEASPPAVQQPTDPASPTVATTPEPVGADAGDKNATKAADDEPEYEDGRGFGIGELVWGKLRGFSWWPGRIVSWWMTGRSRAAEGTRWVMWFGDGKFSVVCVEKLMPLSSFCSAFHQATYNKQPMYRKAIYEVLQVASSRAGKLFPMCHDSDESDTAKAVEVQNKQMIEWALGGFQPSGPKGLEPPEEEKNPYKEVYTDMWVEPEAAAYAPPPPAKKPRKSTTEKPKVKEIIDERTRERLVYEVRQKCRNIEDICISCGSLNVTLEHPLFIGGMCQNCKNCFLECAYQYDDDGYQSYCTICCGGREVLMCGNNNCCRCFCVECVDLLVGPGAAQAAIKEDPWNCYMCGHKGTYGLLRRRDDWPSRLQMFFANNHDQEFDPPKVYPPVPAEKRKPIRVLSLFDGIATGLLVLKDLGIQVDRYIASEVCEDSITVGMVRHQGKIMYVGDVRSVTQKHIQEWGPFDLVIGGSPCNDLSIVNPARKGLYEGTGRLFFEFYRLLHDARPKEGDDRPFFWLFENVVAMGVSDKRDISRFLESNPVMIDAKEVSAAHRARYFWGNLPGMNRPLASTVNDKLELQECLEHGRIAKFSKVRTITTRSNSIKQGKDQHFPVFMNEKEDILWCTEMERVFGFPVHYTDVSNMSRLARQRLLGRSWSVPVIRHLFAPLKEYFACV from the exons ATGAATGCTGTTGAAGAAAACCAGGGGTCCACCGAGTCTCAGAAGGTGGAGGAGGCCAGTCCTCCCGCTGTGCAGCAGCCCACCGACCCTGCGTCCCCCACGGTGGCCACCACGCCTGAGCCCGTGGGCGCCGATGCCGGGGACAAGAATGCCACCAAAGCAGCTGACGATGAACCGGAGTACGAG GACGGCCGGGGCTTTGGCATTGGGGAGCTGGTGTGGGGGAAACTGCGGGGCTTCTCCTGGTGGCCAGGCCGCATTGTGTCTTGGTGGATGACGGGCCGGAGCCGAGCAGCGGAAGGCACTCGTTGGGTCATGTGGTTCGGAGACGGCAAGTTCTCAGTG GTGTGCGTGGAGAAGCTGATGCCGCTGAGCTCCTTCTGCAGTGCTTTCCACCAGGCCACCTACAACAAGCAGCCCATGTACCGCAAGGCCATCTATGAGGTCCTGCAG GTGGCCAGCAGCCGAGCGGGGAAGCTGTTTCCAATGTGCCATGACAGCGACGAGAGCGACACTGCCAAGGCCGTGGAGGTGCAGAACAAACAGATGATCGAGTGGGCCCTGGGAGGGTTCCAGCCCTCTGGCCCCAAGGGCCTGGAGCCCCCAGAAG AGGAGAAGAACCCCTACAAAGAAGTTTACACAGACATGTGGGTTGAACCTGAGGCAGCTGCCTATGCGCCGCCCCCACCAGCCAAAAAGCCCCGAAAGAGCACAACGGAGAAGCCTAAGGTCAAGGAGATCATTGATGAGCGCACAAGAG AGCGGCTGGTGTACGAGGTACGGCAGAAGTGCCGGAACATCGAGG acatctgcatctcttgtggGAGCCTCAACGTCACCTTGGAACACCCTCTCTTCATCGGAGGAATGTGCCAAAACTGCAAG AACTGCTTCCTGGAATGCGCGTACCAGTACGATGACGACGGCTATCAGTCCTACTGCACCATCTGCTGCGGGGGGCGCGAGGTGCTCATGTGTGGGAACAACAATTGCTGCAG GTGCTTTTGCGTGGAGTGTGTGGATCTCTTGGTGGGGCCAGGGGCTGCGCAGGCAGCCATCAAGGAAGACCCCTGGAACTGCTACATGTGCGGGCACAAGGGTACCTACGGGCTGCTGCGGCGGCGGGACGACTGGCCGTCTCGGCTCCAGATGTTCTTCGCCAACAACCATGACCAGGAATTC GACCCTCCGAAGGTTTACCCACCTGTCCCAGCCGAGAAGAGGAAGCCCATCCGGGTGCTGTCTCTATTCGATGGAATCGCTACAG GGCTTCTGGTGCTGAAGGACTTGGGCATTCAGGTGGACCGCTACATCGCCTCCGAGGTGTGTGAGGACTCCATCACAGTGGGCATGGTGCGGCACCAGGGGAAGATCATGTACGTCGGGGACGTCCGCAGCGTTACACAGAAGCAT ATCCAGGAGTGGGGCCCGTTCGATCTGGTGATTGGGGGCAGTCCCTGCAATGATCTCTCCATCGTCAATCCTGCCCGCAAGGGACTCTACG AGGGCACTGGCCGGCTCTTCTTTGAGTTCTACCGCCTCCTGCATGATGCGCGGCCCAAGGAGGGAGATGACCGCCCCTTCTTCTGGCTCTTTGAGAATGTGGTGGCCATGGGCGTTAGTGACAAGAGGGACATCTCGCGATTTCTCGAG TCCAACCCTGTGATGATTGATGCCAAAGAAGTGTCAGCTGCGCACAGGGCCCGCTACTTCTGGGGGAACCTTCCTGGTATGAACAG GCCATTGGCATCCACTGTGAATGATAAGCTGGAGCTGCAGGAGTGTCTGGAGCACGGCCGAATAGCCAAG TTCAGCAAAGTGAGGACCATTACTACTAGGTCGAACTccataaagcagggcaaagaccagCATTTCCCCGTCTTCATGAATGAGAAAGAGGACATCTTATGGTGCACTGAAATGGAAAG GGTgtttggcttccctgtccactataCCGACGTCTCCAACATGAGCCGCTTGGCGAGGCAGAGACTGCTGGGCCGGTCGTGGAGCGTGCCGGTCATCCGCCACCTCTTCGCTCCGCTGAAGGAATATTTTGCTTGTGTGTAA
- the DNMT3A gene encoding DNA (cytosine-5)-methyltransferase 3A isoform X3 has translation MAAAPPRMAGEPLQKRAEKKAKVIAVMNAVEENQGSTESQKVEEASPPAVQQPTDPASPTVATTPEPVGADAGDKNATKAADDEPEYEDGRGFGIGELVWGKLRGFSWWPGRIVSWWMTGRSRAAEGTRWVMWFGDGKFSVVCVEKLMPLSSFCSAFHQATYNKQPMYRKAIYEVLQVASSRAGKLFPMCHDSDESDTAKAVEVQNKQMIEWALGGFQPSGPKGLEPPEEEKNPYKEVYTDMWVEPEAAAYAPPPPAKKPRKSTTEKPKVKEIIDERTRERLVYEVRQKCRNIEDICISCGSLNVTLEHPLFIGGMCQNCKNCFLECAYQYDDDGYQSYCTICCGGREVLMCGNNNCCRCFCVECVDLLVGPGAAQAAIKEDPWNCYMCGHKGTYGLLRRRDDWPSRLQMFFANNHDQEFDPPKVYPPVPAEKRKPIRVLSLFDGIATGLLVLKDLGIQVDRYIASEVCEDSITVGMVRHQGKIMYVGDVRSVTQKHIQEWGPFDLVIGGSPCNDLSIVNPARKGLYEGTGRLFFEFYRLLHDARPKEGDDRPFFWLFENVVAMGVSDKRDISRFLESNPVMIDAKEVSAAHRARYFWGNLPGMNRPLASTVNDKLELQECLEHGRIAKFSKVRTITTRSNSIKQGKDQHFPVFMNEKEDILWCTEMERVFGFPVHYTDVSNMSRLARQRLLGRSWSVPVIRHLFAPLKEYFACV, from the exons GCTGAGAAGAAAGCCAAGGTGATCGCAGTAATGAATGCTGTTGAAGAAAACCAGGGGTCCACCGAGTCTCAGAAGGTGGAGGAGGCCAGTCCTCCCGCTGTGCAGCAGCCCACCGACCCTGCGTCCCCCACGGTGGCCACCACGCCTGAGCCCGTGGGCGCCGATGCCGGGGACAAGAATGCCACCAAAGCAGCTGACGATGAACCGGAGTACGAG GACGGCCGGGGCTTTGGCATTGGGGAGCTGGTGTGGGGGAAACTGCGGGGCTTCTCCTGGTGGCCAGGCCGCATTGTGTCTTGGTGGATGACGGGCCGGAGCCGAGCAGCGGAAGGCACTCGTTGGGTCATGTGGTTCGGAGACGGCAAGTTCTCAGTG GTGTGCGTGGAGAAGCTGATGCCGCTGAGCTCCTTCTGCAGTGCTTTCCACCAGGCCACCTACAACAAGCAGCCCATGTACCGCAAGGCCATCTATGAGGTCCTGCAG GTGGCCAGCAGCCGAGCGGGGAAGCTGTTTCCAATGTGCCATGACAGCGACGAGAGCGACACTGCCAAGGCCGTGGAGGTGCAGAACAAACAGATGATCGAGTGGGCCCTGGGAGGGTTCCAGCCCTCTGGCCCCAAGGGCCTGGAGCCCCCAGAAG AGGAGAAGAACCCCTACAAAGAAGTTTACACAGACATGTGGGTTGAACCTGAGGCAGCTGCCTATGCGCCGCCCCCACCAGCCAAAAAGCCCCGAAAGAGCACAACGGAGAAGCCTAAGGTCAAGGAGATCATTGATGAGCGCACAAGAG AGCGGCTGGTGTACGAGGTACGGCAGAAGTGCCGGAACATCGAGG acatctgcatctcttgtggGAGCCTCAACGTCACCTTGGAACACCCTCTCTTCATCGGAGGAATGTGCCAAAACTGCAAG AACTGCTTCCTGGAATGCGCGTACCAGTACGATGACGACGGCTATCAGTCCTACTGCACCATCTGCTGCGGGGGGCGCGAGGTGCTCATGTGTGGGAACAACAATTGCTGCAG GTGCTTTTGCGTGGAGTGTGTGGATCTCTTGGTGGGGCCAGGGGCTGCGCAGGCAGCCATCAAGGAAGACCCCTGGAACTGCTACATGTGCGGGCACAAGGGTACCTACGGGCTGCTGCGGCGGCGGGACGACTGGCCGTCTCGGCTCCAGATGTTCTTCGCCAACAACCATGACCAGGAATTC GACCCTCCGAAGGTTTACCCACCTGTCCCAGCCGAGAAGAGGAAGCCCATCCGGGTGCTGTCTCTATTCGATGGAATCGCTACAG GGCTTCTGGTGCTGAAGGACTTGGGCATTCAGGTGGACCGCTACATCGCCTCCGAGGTGTGTGAGGACTCCATCACAGTGGGCATGGTGCGGCACCAGGGGAAGATCATGTACGTCGGGGACGTCCGCAGCGTTACACAGAAGCAT ATCCAGGAGTGGGGCCCGTTCGATCTGGTGATTGGGGGCAGTCCCTGCAATGATCTCTCCATCGTCAATCCTGCCCGCAAGGGACTCTACG AGGGCACTGGCCGGCTCTTCTTTGAGTTCTACCGCCTCCTGCATGATGCGCGGCCCAAGGAGGGAGATGACCGCCCCTTCTTCTGGCTCTTTGAGAATGTGGTGGCCATGGGCGTTAGTGACAAGAGGGACATCTCGCGATTTCTCGAG TCCAACCCTGTGATGATTGATGCCAAAGAAGTGTCAGCTGCGCACAGGGCCCGCTACTTCTGGGGGAACCTTCCTGGTATGAACAG GCCATTGGCATCCACTGTGAATGATAAGCTGGAGCTGCAGGAGTGTCTGGAGCACGGCCGAATAGCCAAG TTCAGCAAAGTGAGGACCATTACTACTAGGTCGAACTccataaagcagggcaaagaccagCATTTCCCCGTCTTCATGAATGAGAAAGAGGACATCTTATGGTGCACTGAAATGGAAAG GGTgtttggcttccctgtccactataCCGACGTCTCCAACATGAGCCGCTTGGCGAGGCAGAGACTGCTGGGCCGGTCGTGGAGCGTGCCGGTCATCCGCCACCTCTTCGCTCCGCTGAAGGAATATTTTGCTTGTGTGTAA